One segment of Streptomyces sp. NBC_00576 DNA contains the following:
- the urtE gene encoding urea ABC transporter ATP-binding subunit UrtE codes for MSMLEITDVRAGYDRTTVLHGVTVTVPKDGVAAVLGHNGAGKSTLLRAAMGLLKPTAGRVLLNGEDITRLSPHQRVARGMAYVPQGQQSFPHLTTAENLQLVADGRADGKEAVAEALDLFPALRELSGRRAGLLSGGQRQQLALARALVTRPSLLLLDEPTEGIQPSVVAEIEETILTLAARGGLSVLLVEQHVGFAMRAAQRYYVLEAGRVTSSGDGGTGSEQTVRAALSV; via the coding sequence ATGTCGATGCTGGAGATCACCGACGTACGGGCGGGCTACGACCGTACGACCGTCCTGCACGGCGTGACCGTGACGGTGCCGAAGGACGGTGTGGCCGCCGTGCTCGGCCACAACGGCGCCGGGAAGAGCACGTTGCTGAGGGCGGCCATGGGCCTCCTGAAACCGACCGCCGGAAGGGTCCTGCTGAACGGCGAGGACATCACCCGCCTCTCCCCGCACCAGCGGGTTGCGCGCGGAATGGCGTACGTCCCGCAGGGCCAGCAGTCCTTCCCCCACCTGACGACGGCCGAGAACCTCCAACTCGTCGCCGACGGGCGGGCGGACGGCAAGGAAGCGGTCGCCGAGGCGCTGGACCTCTTCCCGGCGCTGCGTGAACTCTCGGGCCGCAGAGCGGGTTTGCTGTCGGGCGGCCAGCGCCAGCAACTCGCCCTGGCCCGCGCCCTGGTGACCCGCCCGAGCCTGCTGCTCCTCGACGAGCCGACGGAGGGCATCCAGCCGTCGGTGGTCGCGGAGATAGAGGAGACGATCCTGACCCTGGCCGCACGCGGCGGCCTGTCGGTCCTCCTCGTGGAGCAGCACGTGGGGTTCGCGATGCGGGCGGCGCAGCGGTACTACGTGCTGGAGGCGGGCCGGGTGACGTCGTCCGGGGACGGCGGAACGGGGTCCGAGCAGACGGTGAGGGCGGCGCTGAGCGTCTGA
- the urtC gene encoding urea ABC transporter permease subunit UrtC — MTTTTKPAEAVTPPPPQPSSRTPLLERLRVPGGFALGAVLLLAIAPLALSDFRLALLAKYLCYAIVAVGVSLAWGRGGLLVLGQGVFFGLGGYAMAMHLKLADAADTGEKLPDFMQLYGTGDTLPWWWEPFANPVFALAMTVILPMAVAALLGFLVFRRRVKGAYFAILSQALAAALSIWLVGQQATTGGTNGLTDMQGFFGYSLDDPVNQKMVYFVIAVVLLLLMALARQLFVSRYGELLIAVRDSEERVRFLGYNPANVKLVAYVVAAGMAGLAGALFVPAVGIISPALIGIVPSIGFVIGAAVGGRASLVGAVLGAVAVAWAQSTLSDAFPAGWTYFQGLLFVVAVGFLPGGLASLLTVARNRRKATTSSGSEVAV; from the coding sequence ATGACGACAACGACCAAGCCGGCAGAGGCAGTTACCCCGCCGCCACCGCAACCTTCTTCTCGAACCCCCCTCCTGGAACGCCTGCGCGTACCCGGCGGCTTCGCCCTCGGAGCCGTACTCCTGCTCGCCATAGCCCCGTTGGCGCTCTCCGACTTCCGTCTCGCCCTTCTCGCCAAGTACCTCTGCTACGCCATCGTGGCCGTCGGCGTCAGCCTGGCCTGGGGCCGCGGCGGGCTCCTCGTCCTCGGCCAGGGCGTCTTCTTCGGCCTCGGCGGCTACGCCATGGCCATGCACCTCAAGCTCGCCGACGCCGCCGACACCGGCGAGAAACTCCCCGACTTCATGCAGCTGTACGGCACCGGGGACACCCTCCCCTGGTGGTGGGAGCCGTTCGCCAACCCGGTGTTCGCGCTCGCCATGACGGTGATCCTCCCCATGGCGGTGGCCGCGCTGCTCGGTTTCCTGGTGTTCCGGCGCCGGGTGAAGGGCGCGTACTTCGCGATCCTCAGCCAGGCGCTCGCCGCCGCGCTGTCCATCTGGCTGGTCGGCCAGCAGGCGACGACGGGCGGCACGAACGGCCTCACCGACATGCAGGGCTTCTTCGGCTACTCGCTCGACGACCCGGTCAACCAGAAGATGGTGTACTTCGTCATCGCCGTGGTCCTGCTGCTCCTGATGGCCCTGGCCCGCCAGCTGTTCGTCAGCAGATACGGCGAACTCCTCATCGCCGTAAGGGATTCCGAGGAACGGGTGCGCTTCCTCGGCTACAACCCGGCCAACGTGAAGCTGGTGGCGTACGTCGTCGCGGCCGGTATGGCGGGTCTCGCCGGCGCGCTCTTCGTCCCGGCCGTCGGGATCATCTCCCCGGCGTTGATCGGGATCGTGCCGTCGATCGGGTTCGTCATCGGCGCGGCGGTCGGCGGGCGGGCGTCGCTGGTGGGCGCGGTGCTCGGCGCGGTCGCGGTCGCGTGGGCGCAGAGCACGCTGTCGGACGCGTTTCCGGCCGGATGGACGTATTTCCAGGGCCTGTTGTTCGTGGTGGCGGTCGGCTTCCTGCCCGGCGGCCTGGCGTCCCTGTTGACGGTGGCACGCAACCGCCGTAAGGCCACGACGAGTTCGGGATCGGAGGTAGCGGTATGA
- the urtD gene encoding urea ABC transporter ATP-binding protein UrtD produces the protein MSGGGGGEALTISDLRVTFDGFTAVDGVNLTVQPGDLRFLIGPNGAGKTTLVDAVTGLVKATGSVRFGDEELLGRPVQRIARMGIGRTFQTATVFEELTVLQNLDIAAGAGRGVWTMLRRRKGVPEPVTRALETTGLTALADRPAGALAHGQKQWLEIGMLLVQDVRLLLLDEPVAGMSHEEREATGELLRRVSEDHTVVVIEHDMDFMRSFARSVSVLHAGKVLSEGTVTEVQADPRVQEVYLGRASAPEAAVAPVPVGEEA, from the coding sequence ATGAGCGGCGGTGGCGGTGGCGAGGCGCTGACGATCAGTGACCTGCGGGTCACGTTCGACGGCTTCACGGCGGTCGACGGCGTCAACTTGACCGTACAGCCAGGGGACTTGAGGTTCCTGATCGGTCCGAACGGCGCCGGCAAGACCACACTCGTCGACGCGGTCACCGGTCTGGTGAAGGCGACGGGCTCGGTCCGCTTCGGCGACGAAGAGCTTCTCGGGCGCCCGGTGCAGCGGATCGCGCGCATGGGCATCGGCCGTACGTTCCAGACGGCGACCGTGTTCGAGGAGCTGACCGTCCTCCAGAACCTGGACATCGCCGCGGGCGCCGGACGCGGTGTGTGGACGATGCTCCGCCGCCGCAAGGGAGTTCCGGAGCCGGTGACCAGGGCCCTGGAGACGACAGGCCTGACGGCACTCGCCGACCGCCCGGCGGGCGCACTCGCCCACGGCCAGAAACAGTGGCTGGAGATCGGCATGCTGCTGGTCCAGGACGTACGGCTGCTGCTGCTCGACGAACCGGTGGCCGGCATGAGCCACGAGGAGCGCGAGGCGACCGGCGAACTGCTGCGGCGGGTGAGCGAGGACCACACGGTCGTCGTCATCGAGCACGACATGGACTTCATGCGCTCGTTCGCACGCAGCGTCAGCGTCCTGCACGCGGGCAAGGTGCTCAGCGAGGGCACGGTGACGGAGGTCCAGGCGGACCCGAGGGTCCAGGAGGTCTATCTGGGCCGGGCGTCGGCGCCCGAGGCCGCTGTCGCCCCCGTACCGGTGGGAGAGGAGGCGTGA